DNA sequence from the Mastomys coucha isolate ucsf_1 unplaced genomic scaffold, UCSF_Mcou_1 pScaffold2, whole genome shotgun sequence genome:
CCAACAAAAACTCATCAATTCTGTTActctctttattttatgtaatgaCTGTGTTTTTTCTGGCGTTTCTATGTGTTTGAGGATTCTCCAAGGAAAGCTTTCTACCTACATCACCAATGAGCATAAAAGGCTGGGGGAAGGCTAAACTTTACACGTGTGTGCTGAAGCAATAtgaaatgatattttcttgttatcAATGAAGTATCTATCTGGGTCATGAAGACTTGAAGCATAAGGAGCTCAAGAGTAGATGTATCGGAATATTTATTTAGACAATGCATTTCAAACCAGTTCCTCTAGTATATGGGGAAACCATCTTCTGTGAGTCTTTGAGTTAAGTAAGTTATATTAAACTCTCATGTTTCAATGTTTGTGTACGCCAACAGCAATAGGAACAAGGTGGCTTTCTAAAACAGTAACAGATATGTTCTATTTACATTCTGGTAAACCAGTTCCATCAGAGTTTTGGTTGTCGTTTTACCCACACTGATGCATACTTGTGAGACCACTGCCTTGGGGAGTTTGGGCTAGTTAGTAAGCCAGTCTCCCATCAAAGCTCCACGCTTTCTGGCTCTGCAGTTCTGAAGAATGGCAGGGCCATGCTCTGGGACACATTAAAGCTCCAGGGCAATCCGACCTTCTGGAGTTCTCCCAGAGAACTTGATCGCCCTCTAGCCTGCATATCCACGGAGTTGGTCAGGCAAGTCCGGCCACTTACCCTAGGAGAGGCTCTGGGAAGCAGCCCAATAGCAGAACTACCTGGACCAAGGAAGGAAGGCTAGATCAAGTGGTTGAATTGCTGCCAACAGGCAGCCTCAAGCCTCTGCTCCATTAACAGGAGCATCGTACAATCCCCCCcaagctccctcctccctccactgccATGTGTCACCTTCCTGTTCGGAAGTCTTAGTAGGTTGCTGGGACAGAACTGGGGGCGCCTGCTCCACCCATCAGGTATCCGGTTGGAAGAAAAGCCAGTCTCAACAACTTGATTCCCTCTCTGTTAAATGATAAGGTTAGCAGACCATCCGTCTCCAATCGCTGACCATTCCGGGCATGGGGAGGAAGGGGCACATGCAAAATTGGCCCTTTTCTGTTCCAACCACAAATGTATGGTTGAGCTTTCTCTTTATTGCACTTGGAGGCCTCTGACTTGAATTCCATGTTCCTTTTGGAATGCATGCCAGAGCTTCCCAGGGAGAGCAGACCCTGTGCATGTGTTTTACGTTTTTTTCTGGACTGATTTGTGGTGATAATCAGTTAAGTTACATTTCTTGTATGTCTTGCTGGTGAAATAAGCCTAGGACGCTGATGACTGTAATTTTCTGGATGATGTTGCAACGGCAGAATAAATAGCCCAGTGGTGAACTTTGCAGCTTGCTCCCTTCCTGTATGTAAATTCCCTTTAGATATAAAGTGGGACTCAGAGCAGAACGGCAATAGCAAGCAGCCTCTGGCTGGAGCTCCCTTGTCATCTGGCGCTTCCAGTCTCAACAGAGACACATAGCCTGGAGGCTAACTCTTTTGACCTCCATAAAGTACCCCCAGCCTTCACCTCTGCAGAACTGTGAAGAATGAAAGAGGAGGCCTTAAGATCCCCATGGAAAGGTTTGTGTTTTGAGTACCGTACTTTGGATGTGATAGGTAAAACAAAGATAcctgggagaggcaggaggaagctCCAAATACTAGGTGATGTACTAGGGAGGGTCTCTGGAAAACTTCCTGATTTAatgctttaaaacaaataagcaaacatctTTGTGGAGATTGGTGTTTCCAAGCAAACGTTTTCTGGAGGGGAAGTTGCTGGGCAGgtgtggtgggggcagggcaggactGGGCTAAACAAATGACTGGTACCACATGGTTTGGAAGCATTCGCTGGCAATAACAAATTCATAGTTTATGCAGAATCCAAGTACAGAAAAAGCATGGGCTGGTTGCTATGATTTGGAATCGCCTACACCTTGTTTTAGTTTGGAGTGCCAATTTTAGGCACCCTAAGTGCATTGTGAAGATTGTCCAACTAAGCAAAATTTTGTCTCCAGAGCTGTGCGCCCCGCTCTCCTGGTCTCTAGCTGTCCGAAGTGGGCAAACCAAGAAGCAGCTGAGACTAGAGATCTTGTTAGGTGATGGGAGTGGCCGCTACAAAAACAAACTCTCCCAAGACGGAGGGAAAAGCGCTTCGCATGCTTTTCCTGACCTGACAACTGGTATTTTGTAGTGTGTCAGTTCTAAAATGCTAGGCCTTTTGCAGCAAGGGGTCATGGCAGGGCAGTCACCGCAGAAAGCACAGTGAGCGCCAGGTACTGGCCCAAGTAGCCGCCTTCCCGGCCCTGGCCCAGACCCGGTGCTCCGGGCTTCCCAGCCAGCGCTGGCGCGCGTCCCCACGTTGGCGGTCAAGCTGCAGCGCCAGGCATCCCCCCAGCGGCGGGGTTACTACAAGGCACCTCACTCTTGCCCAATTCAGGCTGCCTCCTGCAGCTTCCCTCTGTTTCCAGCTTTCTGAGATGAGTCTTTTACTAATATCTAAAGAGTTAAAGGGTTTCAGTTATGTAAacttgcaaaaaaagaaagaaaaaagcaaggtgatataaaaagaaattaagtctACCTGGATCAGCCATCAGGTAGCCCAAAGGAGGGTAGTGGAGATTAGGAAAAAACAGACGGGGTTTAAGACAGTGCAATGCAATCTTGCACTTTTCTTGTGAGAGAGGGGCAAGCACCCGGGCAAGGGGTTTGACCGCGCAAGGGTCACTCCAGGTCGGCCCCAGAGAGAAGCCCCTGCTCCCTCTTGCCACCTCCTCACGTGTTCTTGGCATGGCTAGGATTAAAATTTGCAAGGCTCAAAATTTATGCGGAAAGGACAGAATGTTCTCGGAGattagttggaaaaaaaaaaagtgaaatgaagATTGTACTTATTTCCGCCCCCTCCCCTACACATTCCTGACCCCCCTCACCccccttgccttccttcctcctcttctaagttctgggatttttCAGCCTTGCTTGGTTTTGGCTAAAAGCACAAAAAAGGCGTTTTCGGAAGCGACTCGGCCGTGCACAAgggccatttgtttgttttgggactgGGGCAGGAAATCTTGCCGGCCTGAGTCACGGCGGCTCCTTCAAGGAAACGTCAGTGCTTGCCGGTCGCCGTCGCCCGCTGCGCGCCCCTCGGTCAGCAGCCATGGGCGAGATGCAGGGCGCGCTGGCTCGGGCTCGGCTCGAGTCTCTGCTCCGGCCCCGCCACAAAAAGCGAGCGGAGGCGCAGAAAAGGAGCGAGTCCGTCCTGCTGAGCGGACTGGGTAAGTGCCGCCGCCCGGCTGGCAGGGACTTGGGGTGCGTGGAGGTCGGGACCGGGTAAGGGAGGGAGCCTGAAGGCTGCGCGCCGGACCGGGCATGGGCCATCGAGGAGGGGAGAGGTCGGCGGTGACCGTGCACTGCGGTGTCCACTCGGGAAGCAcaggagaggaaatggaaaatCACCGGGCTCTCCAACCCTCCAGTGCCCTCCTCCGGCCCAGGCAGACCGAGGCCGAGTGCAGTCCGGTACGGGGTCCTGCTCACACAGCCCAGGAAAGCCTGAGTCCTCCCCGGGGCGGCTCGCATGGCTCACTCTGGACACTGGGGCCAGTAGCCCATCTTCTCGCAACTCCGTCTGCAGCCTGCTGGGCTGCTGGGGCCGGGGGGGTGGAGCCTCTCCATGGGCGGGGCCTCGAGATGGGCCGCCCCTGAGCCGCTTTCTCGGTCTGCCGGCTCCGCCCCCTCGCGGCATAGGGTTTATAAAGCCGGTCGCGCGGTTGGAGCGCACTGTTGGCTGAACCGGTCTCTCTGCTCCTGTTGGTCTCTTTTGGGCACTTCCCGGGCATTGGGGCGATGACTGTGAAAACTGAGGCTGCTCGAAGCACCCTCACCTACTCCAGAATGAGGGGAATGGTAGCGATTCTCATCGGTGAGTGCTGGAAAAGCACCGGACTTGTGTAGGAGAGTCGGAGTGGGTTTTGAAGATTCAGGATCAGATTAGCGTGTGGCGTCGGACTTTACAGAGCCCCCTAACcaccctcccttttctcctctctttaaATTATAGCTTTTATGAAACAGAGAAGGATGGGCCTGAACGATTTTATTCAGAAGATCGCCAGCAACTCCTATGCATGCAAACAGTAAGTTTTGGATTATTGGAGAAAATAGAAAGGATTGTTTAAATATACCAGCAACCAAGACTTAAGAGGGGCTGGGGGGGGGTGCTGAAGTCAGTCTTTCCTCCGGGATAGATCTCTTCTGGTCTTGAGCATTTTGCTTATTTGAAACAtcttaaatattattaattttatgggTCTACTTTGGCCCGGAGGTTTAAGATCAATTCTCATGAATGTGTACCAAAATCCACATGCCCTCAATAAACAAACCTTAACTTGTATTTAACTGGGTTGTTTCCcttacttaacttttttttttttttccaagtaattCATTCGGATGTTTTCGGTTTAAATACCGAACAGTTGAGTCAGAAATAGAACCTATGTTAGTGTGCCCTCTGGTGGCTAATTTAAGAGTTTCTAAAACAGCCCTTTATTCTCCACAGCGCTGAAGTTCAGTCCATTTTGAAAATGTCCCAACCGCCGGAGCCCGAGCTTATGAACGCCAACCCCTCTCCCCCGGTAAGTTCATCTTGACTGGAGGAAAATTGTAAATGCATCCGTATTTTCCTGTAGTGGTCAGTCAAGGCGGGATTGTCTATTCACAACATGGCTTAAGTGTTTAAGTACTGAGTCACTGGGATGTTTTGAAAGACATATTTCATAAAGTATTTTATGTGTTAACAGTAAGGCTGTGTGCAGCTTACGTATTAAAGgatgatgttttgttttctagccAAGTCCCTCTCAACAAATCAACTTGGGTCCGTCCTCCAATCCCCATGCCAAACCCTCTGACTTTCACTTCTTGAAAGTGATCGGAAAGGGCAGTTTTGGAAAGGTAAGTTCAACACTGAAACCTTTGCAGCTAGGCTCTTTCGTGCATTCACTTTTATCTTCTCCCTGGATGAGGGTAGGAAGATGACCGTGTGGTTGATGTTTCAGGTTCTTCTGGCCAGGCACAAGGCAGAAGAAGCCTTCTATGCAGTCAAAGTTTTACAGAAGAAAGCCATCCTGAGGAAGAAGGAGGTGAGGGTGACATCTGGTGGCTGCTGCTCGCAGGCCTGATGAAGAATTTTTACCCTGTGATTTGCTGCCATGTTGAAATCTGAATTTGCCACTGAATGTCCTCTCTTTCCTAGGAGAAGCATATCATGTCAGAGCGGAATGTCCTGTTGAAGAATGTGAAGCACCCGTTCCTGGTGGGTCTCCACTTCTCATTCCAGACCGCCGACAAACTCTACTTTGTCCTAGACTACATTAATGGTGGAGAGGTGAGCTGAGGCAGACACCTTGATGGTGGGGCTGGGGCTGCTCCTGTTTGCCTTGCTTGGTTTGGGTTTGAtaggagctttttaaaaaagataattgaGAGAGAAACTACCAGAATTAGCATTTCCATGAACTTTACCAACTTACTCAGAATTAAGCTACTTCAGGCAGCTTCCTGCAAGCTCTCTCCTTCTCAGGCTTATAAGTCAGGCCTGACTAAACGACCCCACTCAGCCTCAGTTTATCTCTTGCAGCTGTTCTACCATCTCCAGAGGGAGCGCTGCTTCCTGGAACCACGGGCTCGCTTCTACGCAGCTGAAATAGCCAGTGCCTTGGGTTATCTGCACTCCCTAAACATCGTTTATAGGTGAGCCAAAGATTCAAAGCTACATTGCTGGGAAAGAGGGAGGCCAGGCTGAGCCTTTGGAGTGCTAAAATGATGAGATATTGTGTGACCTTTGATCACTTCCAACAATTCCCTAGCATGTGAGTTGTCTTGACTCCCCGTACCATGAGGGTGGTTCCTAATCCAGAACAGCTCAACAAAGGCTCCTTTCtgtgactggctgtggagcagGAGTGGATTAGCAATCTTAATACCCTGAGTAGTCTTTACAGGGGATTTGTCATGAAGTCAAGTTAACCTGTGTAAACCACCTTTTTCCCACAGGGACTTAAAACCAGAGAATATTCTCCTAGACTCACAGGGACACATTGTCCTCACTGACTTTGGGCTCTGCAAGGAGAACATCGAGCACAATGGGACAACGTCCACCTTCTGTGGCACCCCTGAGGTAGGCGGTCTGTCTCACTGCCCCGTCTACTCGCCCTTCTGTGGCACCCCTGAGGTAGGCGGTCTGTCTCAATGCCCCATCTACTCGCCCCCTTCCAAGAGACACGCATGCAGTCATGCTTttaaatacaaaaggaaaagtaaacTTTAAGCAGTTCCTTAGTACAGCTCAGTGAAGGCAGATACTGTTTATTGCTTGGTTCACCCTGAAGGTTCCCAAGGCCTTTTGCTCGTTTTTATTCAATTAGCTATTTCTGTTGTAAGAGATCCTCATGGTACCACTACGTACCAAGTTGCTCCCTAAATATATCAGTATACACACAGGGGACCAGTTGACCTCACAAAGTACAGAGGTTTTAACTAAgaagcaatacacacacacacacacacacacacacacacacgatgtggGTAGTTGGGGAGCAAATTGACTCTGGCTCTGGCCTTTTCAAAGCACATGCTTGCGGTGCGGACTGCCTGGTTCTGAGAGCTAACCTCTCTTTCTGGTGTTGTCATTCCAGTATCTCGCTCCTGAGGTTCTCCATAAGCAGCCATACGACAGGACGGTGGACTGGTGGTGTCTTGGGGCTGTCCTGTATGAGATGCTCTACGGCCTGGTGAGTAACACAGACCATGCCCAGGACACTTGTAAGACATTTTAT
Encoded proteins:
- the Sgk1 gene encoding serine/threonine-protein kinase Sgk1 isoform X5 — protein: MKEEALRSPWKAFMKQRRMGLNDFIQKIASNSYACKHAEVQSILKMSQPPEPELMNANPSPPPSPSQQINLGPSSNPHAKPSDFHFLKVIGKGSFGKVLLARHKAEEAFYAVKVLQKKAILRKKEEKHIMSERNVLLKNVKHPFLVGLHFSFQTADKLYFVLDYINGGELFYHLQRERCFLEPRARFYAAEIASALGYLHSLNIVYRDLKPENILLDSQGHIVLTDFGLCKENIEHNGTTSTFCGTPEYLAPEVLHKQPYDRTVDWWCLGAVLYEMLYGLPPFYSRNTAEMYDNILNKPLQLKPNITNSARHLLEGLLQKDRTKRLGAKDDFMEIKSHIFFSLINWDDLINKKITPPFNPNVSGPSDLRHFDPEFTEEPVPSSIGRSPDSILVTASVKEAAEAFLGFSYAPPMDSFL
- the Sgk1 gene encoding serine/threonine-protein kinase Sgk1 isoform X3, with the protein product MGEMQGALARARLESLLRPRHKKRAEAQKRSESVLLSGLAFMKQRRMGLNDFIQKIASNSYACKHAEVQSILKMSQPPEPELMNANPSPPPSPSQQINLGPSSNPHAKPSDFHFLKVIGKGSFGKVLLARHKAEEAFYAVKVLQKKAILRKKEEKHIMSERNVLLKNVKHPFLVGLHFSFQTADKLYFVLDYINGGELFYHLQRERCFLEPRARFYAAEIASALGYLHSLNIVYRDLKPENILLDSQGHIVLTDFGLCKENIEHNGTTSTFCGTPEYLAPEVLHKQPYDRTVDWWCLGAVLYEMLYGLPPFYSRNTAEMYDNILNKPLQLKPNITNSARHLLEGLLQKDRTKRLGAKDDFMEIKSHIFFSLINWDDLINKKITPPFNPNVSGPSDLRHFDPEFTEEPVPSSIGRSPDSILVTASVKEAAEAFLGFSYAPPMDSFL
- the Sgk1 gene encoding serine/threonine-protein kinase Sgk1 isoform X2, which gives rise to MVSVDKHQSSNLKYTGHAGVHLPPGESDFEATLCQSCLGDHTFQRGMLPAEESCSWEIQPGCEVKEPCNHANILTKSDPRTFWTNDDSAFMKQRRMGLNDFIQKIASNSYACKHAEVQSILKMSQPPEPELMNANPSPPPSPSQQINLGPSSNPHAKPSDFHFLKVIGKGSFGKVLLARHKAEEAFYAVKVLQKKAILRKKEEKHIMSERNVLLKNVKHPFLVGLHFSFQTADKLYFVLDYINGGELFYHLQRERCFLEPRARFYAAEIASALGYLHSLNIVYRDLKPENILLDSQGHIVLTDFGLCKENIEHNGTTSTFCGTPEYLAPEVLHKQPYDRTVDWWCLGAVLYEMLYGLPPFYSRNTAEMYDNILNKPLQLKPNITNSARHLLEGLLQKDRTKRLGAKDDFMEIKSHIFFSLINWDDLINKKITPPFNPNVSGPSDLRHFDPEFTEEPVPSSIGRSPDSILVTASVKEAAEAFLGFSYAPPMDSFL
- the Sgk1 gene encoding serine/threonine-protein kinase Sgk1 isoform X4 gives rise to the protein MTVKTEAARSTLTYSRMRGMVAILIAFMKQRRMGLNDFIQKIASNSYACKHAEVQSILKMSQPPEPELMNANPSPPPSPSQQINLGPSSNPHAKPSDFHFLKVIGKGSFGKVLLARHKAEEAFYAVKVLQKKAILRKKEEKHIMSERNVLLKNVKHPFLVGLHFSFQTADKLYFVLDYINGGELFYHLQRERCFLEPRARFYAAEIASALGYLHSLNIVYRDLKPENILLDSQGHIVLTDFGLCKENIEHNGTTSTFCGTPEYLAPEVLHKQPYDRTVDWWCLGAVLYEMLYGLPPFYSRNTAEMYDNILNKPLQLKPNITNSARHLLEGLLQKDRTKRLGAKDDFMEIKSHIFFSLINWDDLINKKITPPFNPNVSGPSDLRHFDPEFTEEPVPSSIGRSPDSILVTASVKEAAEAFLGFSYAPPMDSFL
- the Sgk1 gene encoding serine/threonine-protein kinase Sgk1 isoform X1, whose amino-acid sequence is MVNKDMNGFPVKKCSAFQFFKKRVRRWIKSPMVSVDKHQSSNLKYTGHAGVHLPPGESDFEATLCQSCLGDHTFQRGMLPAEESCSWEIQPGCEVKEPCNHANILTKSDPRTFWTNDDSAFMKQRRMGLNDFIQKIASNSYACKHAEVQSILKMSQPPEPELMNANPSPPPSPSQQINLGPSSNPHAKPSDFHFLKVIGKGSFGKVLLARHKAEEAFYAVKVLQKKAILRKKEEKHIMSERNVLLKNVKHPFLVGLHFSFQTADKLYFVLDYINGGELFYHLQRERCFLEPRARFYAAEIASALGYLHSLNIVYRDLKPENILLDSQGHIVLTDFGLCKENIEHNGTTSTFCGTPEYLAPEVLHKQPYDRTVDWWCLGAVLYEMLYGLPPFYSRNTAEMYDNILNKPLQLKPNITNSARHLLEGLLQKDRTKRLGAKDDFMEIKSHIFFSLINWDDLINKKITPPFNPNVSGPSDLRHFDPEFTEEPVPSSIGRSPDSILVTASVKEAAEAFLGFSYAPPMDSFL
- the Sgk1 gene encoding serine/threonine-protein kinase Sgk1 isoform X6, which codes for MKQRRMGLNDFIQKIASNSYACKHAEVQSILKMSQPPEPELMNANPSPPPSPSQQINLGPSSNPHAKPSDFHFLKVIGKGSFGKVLLARHKAEEAFYAVKVLQKKAILRKKEEKHIMSERNVLLKNVKHPFLVGLHFSFQTADKLYFVLDYINGGELFYHLQRERCFLEPRARFYAAEIASALGYLHSLNIVYRDLKPENILLDSQGHIVLTDFGLCKENIEHNGTTSTFCGTPEYLAPEVLHKQPYDRTVDWWCLGAVLYEMLYGLPPFYSRNTAEMYDNILNKPLQLKPNITNSARHLLEGLLQKDRTKRLGAKDDFMEIKSHIFFSLINWDDLINKKITPPFNPNVSGPSDLRHFDPEFTEEPVPSSIGRSPDSILVTASVKEAAEAFLGFSYAPPMDSFL